In Salarias fasciatus chromosome 20, fSalaFa1.1, whole genome shotgun sequence, a single window of DNA contains:
- the LOC115408554 gene encoding rho GTPase-activating protein 4-like isoform X1 produces MSAGFVRRAGRRGAARLRATGVEEMCYKFHPVGATMSSHVKLRKEKVGIVDYDTQIKEVRCQLVDQLKVLDVQLEQKSQQLQDLSDYLRRRGEIESEYSRSLEKLAEKFTSRIKKKEPSSHSSVAQVWLALLSQTRQDSRDHNGLSENCSSVLIQPLTHCLEYTQRLAKKSKDICTLLQDGLLKVTTELQTAWRTYYQYHSDFVCAEGKLREAEKQEEKQKQSAKKLERLIEKRQGKVKEIHLKCSKARNDYLLNLAAVNSSMNKYYLQDISALIDCADVGYHLSLSRVMQAYLSRRWRVQKSLSSGLQQLQDAVSGLDQSRDRDALLQDHYSTFSMPLRFPYQPHDGDQVSEVSAESEMRCELDTRFRQIQTRLKAVTQETEEAGVSVSAARTSLLDGIGDDDLEASQEDGAENNTVKPSAARRRANLQEIENVYFTKVREYLVGSSLVSKLQAKHDLLKVAVEKAEASDEHQPRLPGKFGRVRRNQSAGNLIHNHKLFNGDMLSFIQASGQQIPIVVESCICFINLNGLHHEGIFRVPGSQTEVNALRDAFERGEDPLAERSYDLDSVAGVLKLYFRSLENPLFPIDSTSQLLEHAQISSEAERAAQLKTVICSYPEPVIVVMRYLFAFLHHVSQYSDENMMQPYNLAVCFGPSLLRGDQDDDVVTLQPQINALVKSLIVQHESIFPSQGQVGGPVYEKCMTLEQDDCEANIEEGELEAYHSKDDLETGASTPASAQSKRPRANSSGSVEHSRSSVGPAGGAVASAGKTLQIPVGPQCRPRRMHSPGYVHRQSQPQSSTEDITVQVDKEVCRQMDSVFKELLMKQALQDPPAEAVQGKGKRDGRKGKGAGLFRAADPLD; encoded by the exons ATGTCAGCTGGTTTTGTCCGCCGGGCAggacggcgcggcgcggcgcgacTGAGGGCGACCGGTGTGGAGGAGATGTGTTACA AATTTCACCCAGTCGGGGCAACGATGTCTTCCCACGTCAAGCTGCGAAAGGAGAAAGTCGGCATCGTGGATTATGACACGCAAATCAAAG AGGTGCGGTGCCAGCTCGTGGACCAGCTGAAAGTGTTGGACGTGCAACTTGAGCAGAagagccagcagctgcaggacctCTCCGACTACCTGCGGAGGCGAGGGGAGATCGAGAGCGAGTATTCCCGCTCTCTGGAGAAACTGGCCGAAAAGTTCACTTCCAGGATCAAGAA GAAGGAGCCCAGCAGTCACTCGTCGGTCGCGCAGGTCTGGCTGGCTCTTCTGTCTCAGACCCGACAGGACAGCCGCGATCACAACGGCCTGAGCGAAAACTGCAGCAGCGTCCTGATCCAGCCGCTCACACACTGCCTGGAATACACGCAGCGCCTCGCCAAGAAG agtAAAGACATCTGcactctgctgcaggacggTTTACTCAAAGTCaccacagagctgcagact GCGTGGCGGACGTACTACCAGTACCACTCCGACTTCGTGTGTGCTGAGGGGAAGCTGCGAGAGGCCgagaaacaggaggagaaacaaaagCAGAGCGCAAAGAAACTGGAGAGACTGATAGAAAAG AGACAAGGAAAAGTGAAAGAGATACACCTGAAGTGCAGCAAGGCTCGTAATGATTACCTGCTGAACCTGGCTGCAGTCAATTCCTCCATGAATAAGTACTACCTCCAGGACATCTCCGCTCTGATAGAC TGTGCAGATGTCGGGTACCACCTCTCCCTGAGCCGGGTGATGCAGGCCTACCTGTCCAGACGGTGGCGGGTCCAGAAGAGCCTGAGCtcgggtctgcagcagctgcaggacgccgTGTCGGGCCTGGACCAGAGCCGGGACCGAGACGCCCTCCTCCAGGACCACTACAGCACCTTCTCCATGCCGCTGCGCTTCCCCTACCAGCCTCACGACGgggaccag GTTTCTGAGGTCAGTGCAGAGTCTGAGATGAGATGCGAGCTGGACACCAGGTTCAGGCAGATCCAGACCCGGCTGAAAGCCGTCActcaggagacggaggag GCCGGCGTGAGCGTGTCGGCGGCTCGGACTTCCCTGCTGGACGGAATCGGCGACGACGATCTGGAGGCGTCTCAGGAGGACGGCGCCGAGAACAACACGGTCAAACCCAGCGCGGCCCGACGCAGAGCCAACCTGCAGGAAATCGAAAATGTTTACTTCACT AAAGTCAGAGAGTATCTGGTCGGCAGTTCTCTGGTGTCCAAACTGCAAGCCAAACATGACTTGCTAAAAGTAGCAGTGGAAAAAG CTGAAGCATCAGACGAGCACCAGCCGAG ACTCCCGGGGAAGTTTGGACGCGTCCGGAGAAATCAGTCCGCTGGCAATTTGATCCACAACCACAAACTGTTCAACGGAGACATGTTGTCCTTCATACAG gctTCAGGACAACAAATTCCAATAGTTGTGGAAAGTTGCATTTGCTTCATCAACCTAAATG GGCTTCACCACGAAGGGATCTTTCGAGTGCCGGGGTCTCAAACGGAAGTCAACGCCCTGAGAGACGCGTTTGAGCGAG gagagGACCCGCTGGCCGAGCGCAGCTACGACCTGGACTCGGTGGCCGGGGTGCTGAAGCTGTATTTCCGAAGTCTGGAGAATCCGCTCTTCCCCATCGACAGCACCAGTCAGCTCCTGGAGCACGCCC AAATAAGCAGCGAGGCAGAGAGGGCCGCTCAGCTGAAGACGGTCATCTGCTCGTACCCGGAACCCGTCATTGTCGTCATGAGATACCTCTTCGCATTCCTCCATCA CGTGTCTCAGTACAGCGACGAGAACATGATGCAGCCGTACAACCTGGCCGTGTGCTTCGGCCCCAGCCTGCTGCGCGGCGATCAGGACGACGACGTGGTCACCCTGCAGCCGCAGATCAACGCTCTGGTCAAGAGCCTCATCGTCCAGCACGAGAGCATCTTCCCCAGCCAGGGCCAAGTGGGAGGGCCCGTGTATGAAAAATGCATGACGCTGGAGCAGGACGACTG TGAGGCGAACATCGAAGAAGGAGAGTTGGAAGCGTATCACAGTAAAGatg ATCTGGAGACCGGAGCCTCCACTCCAGCCTCCGCACAGAGTAAACGACCGAGAGCGAACAGCAGCGGCTCCGTGGAGCACAGCAGGTCGTCTGTGGGACCAGCAGGCGGCGCCGTCGCTTCAGCTGGGAAGACGCTCCAGATTCCAGTGGGGCCTCAGTGCAGGCCAAGGAGGATGCACTCTCCAGGATACGTgcacagaca aaGTCAGCCGCAGTCGTCCACTGAAGATATAACTGTACAAGTAGACAAG
- the LOC115408554 gene encoding rho GTPase-activating protein 4-like isoform X2, with protein sequence MSSHVKLRKEKVGIVDYDTQIKEVRCQLVDQLKVLDVQLEQKSQQLQDLSDYLRRRGEIESEYSRSLEKLAEKFTSRIKKKEPSSHSSVAQVWLALLSQTRQDSRDHNGLSENCSSVLIQPLTHCLEYTQRLAKKSKDICTLLQDGLLKVTTELQTAWRTYYQYHSDFVCAEGKLREAEKQEEKQKQSAKKLERLIEKRQGKVKEIHLKCSKARNDYLLNLAAVNSSMNKYYLQDISALIDCADVGYHLSLSRVMQAYLSRRWRVQKSLSSGLQQLQDAVSGLDQSRDRDALLQDHYSTFSMPLRFPYQPHDGDQVSEVSAESEMRCELDTRFRQIQTRLKAVTQETEEAGVSVSAARTSLLDGIGDDDLEASQEDGAENNTVKPSAARRRANLQEIENVYFTKVREYLVGSSLVSKLQAKHDLLKVAVEKAEASDEHQPRLPGKFGRVRRNQSAGNLIHNHKLFNGDMLSFIQASGQQIPIVVESCICFINLNGLHHEGIFRVPGSQTEVNALRDAFERGEDPLAERSYDLDSVAGVLKLYFRSLENPLFPIDSTSQLLEHAQISSEAERAAQLKTVICSYPEPVIVVMRYLFAFLHHVSQYSDENMMQPYNLAVCFGPSLLRGDQDDDVVTLQPQINALVKSLIVQHESIFPSQGQVGGPVYEKCMTLEQDDCEANIEEGELEAYHSKDDLETGASTPASAQSKRPRANSSGSVEHSRSSVGPAGGAVASAGKTLQIPVGPQCRPRRMHSPGYVHRQSQPQSSTEDITVQVDKEVCRQMDSVFKELLMKQALQDPPAEAVQGKGKRDGRKGKGAGLFRAADPLD encoded by the exons ATGTCTTCCCACGTCAAGCTGCGAAAGGAGAAAGTCGGCATCGTGGATTATGACACGCAAATCAAAG AGGTGCGGTGCCAGCTCGTGGACCAGCTGAAAGTGTTGGACGTGCAACTTGAGCAGAagagccagcagctgcaggacctCTCCGACTACCTGCGGAGGCGAGGGGAGATCGAGAGCGAGTATTCCCGCTCTCTGGAGAAACTGGCCGAAAAGTTCACTTCCAGGATCAAGAA GAAGGAGCCCAGCAGTCACTCGTCGGTCGCGCAGGTCTGGCTGGCTCTTCTGTCTCAGACCCGACAGGACAGCCGCGATCACAACGGCCTGAGCGAAAACTGCAGCAGCGTCCTGATCCAGCCGCTCACACACTGCCTGGAATACACGCAGCGCCTCGCCAAGAAG agtAAAGACATCTGcactctgctgcaggacggTTTACTCAAAGTCaccacagagctgcagact GCGTGGCGGACGTACTACCAGTACCACTCCGACTTCGTGTGTGCTGAGGGGAAGCTGCGAGAGGCCgagaaacaggaggagaaacaaaagCAGAGCGCAAAGAAACTGGAGAGACTGATAGAAAAG AGACAAGGAAAAGTGAAAGAGATACACCTGAAGTGCAGCAAGGCTCGTAATGATTACCTGCTGAACCTGGCTGCAGTCAATTCCTCCATGAATAAGTACTACCTCCAGGACATCTCCGCTCTGATAGAC TGTGCAGATGTCGGGTACCACCTCTCCCTGAGCCGGGTGATGCAGGCCTACCTGTCCAGACGGTGGCGGGTCCAGAAGAGCCTGAGCtcgggtctgcagcagctgcaggacgccgTGTCGGGCCTGGACCAGAGCCGGGACCGAGACGCCCTCCTCCAGGACCACTACAGCACCTTCTCCATGCCGCTGCGCTTCCCCTACCAGCCTCACGACGgggaccag GTTTCTGAGGTCAGTGCAGAGTCTGAGATGAGATGCGAGCTGGACACCAGGTTCAGGCAGATCCAGACCCGGCTGAAAGCCGTCActcaggagacggaggag GCCGGCGTGAGCGTGTCGGCGGCTCGGACTTCCCTGCTGGACGGAATCGGCGACGACGATCTGGAGGCGTCTCAGGAGGACGGCGCCGAGAACAACACGGTCAAACCCAGCGCGGCCCGACGCAGAGCCAACCTGCAGGAAATCGAAAATGTTTACTTCACT AAAGTCAGAGAGTATCTGGTCGGCAGTTCTCTGGTGTCCAAACTGCAAGCCAAACATGACTTGCTAAAAGTAGCAGTGGAAAAAG CTGAAGCATCAGACGAGCACCAGCCGAG ACTCCCGGGGAAGTTTGGACGCGTCCGGAGAAATCAGTCCGCTGGCAATTTGATCCACAACCACAAACTGTTCAACGGAGACATGTTGTCCTTCATACAG gctTCAGGACAACAAATTCCAATAGTTGTGGAAAGTTGCATTTGCTTCATCAACCTAAATG GGCTTCACCACGAAGGGATCTTTCGAGTGCCGGGGTCTCAAACGGAAGTCAACGCCCTGAGAGACGCGTTTGAGCGAG gagagGACCCGCTGGCCGAGCGCAGCTACGACCTGGACTCGGTGGCCGGGGTGCTGAAGCTGTATTTCCGAAGTCTGGAGAATCCGCTCTTCCCCATCGACAGCACCAGTCAGCTCCTGGAGCACGCCC AAATAAGCAGCGAGGCAGAGAGGGCCGCTCAGCTGAAGACGGTCATCTGCTCGTACCCGGAACCCGTCATTGTCGTCATGAGATACCTCTTCGCATTCCTCCATCA CGTGTCTCAGTACAGCGACGAGAACATGATGCAGCCGTACAACCTGGCCGTGTGCTTCGGCCCCAGCCTGCTGCGCGGCGATCAGGACGACGACGTGGTCACCCTGCAGCCGCAGATCAACGCTCTGGTCAAGAGCCTCATCGTCCAGCACGAGAGCATCTTCCCCAGCCAGGGCCAAGTGGGAGGGCCCGTGTATGAAAAATGCATGACGCTGGAGCAGGACGACTG TGAGGCGAACATCGAAGAAGGAGAGTTGGAAGCGTATCACAGTAAAGatg ATCTGGAGACCGGAGCCTCCACTCCAGCCTCCGCACAGAGTAAACGACCGAGAGCGAACAGCAGCGGCTCCGTGGAGCACAGCAGGTCGTCTGTGGGACCAGCAGGCGGCGCCGTCGCTTCAGCTGGGAAGACGCTCCAGATTCCAGTGGGGCCTCAGTGCAGGCCAAGGAGGATGCACTCTCCAGGATACGTgcacagaca aaGTCAGCCGCAGTCGTCCACTGAAGATATAACTGTACAAGTAGACAAG